One window of Centropristis striata isolate RG_2023a ecotype Rhode Island chromosome 21, C.striata_1.0, whole genome shotgun sequence genomic DNA carries:
- the bbs1 gene encoding Bardet-Biedl syndrome 1 protein, with amino-acid sequence MASGESGGDGGKWLDAHYDPVAGLYTFSSCVDLADLSGDGESRLVVGDLGSGSSGMKLKVYRGTALMSESTLLDLPAGLVAFFMDLHEPRIPAVAVASGPCIYVYKNLRPYFKFTLPGLEVNALEQDVWQQVREGQIDPLTLKEMLESIRKKADVPLSVRSLRFLSLDASDMDDFVQLHKQQPIRRQTVITCIGTLKKSTADEDGVSCLVIGTESCDVFVLDPEAFIILSKMSLPAAPTMMDVTGQFDVEFRITVACRNGNIYILRRESEKPKYCIELAAHPVGLVRVGKNVVVGCTDESLQGFTQKGKKLWKAVLPAPITTMASMDLPTKGFQAVLVGLANCEVQLYRDKNLLSAIKTPDVVTSICFGRYGREDGTLIMTTKGGGLMVKILKRTAAFDDRDSAPGPPLAQSIRLNVPKKTKLYVDQTLRERENGLAMHRAFQMDLSRLRLASAKAYVKALESSLTPMSSSLSEPLKMNAVVQGLGPSFKLTLNVQNTAACRPVMNLAISFLYDESLYRMRNPYMRIPLLVPGLVYPVETFVECTSDKGISDIIKVFVLHEGKSSPLLTAHINMPVSEGLTLN; translated from the exons ATGGCGTCGGGGGAGTCTGGCGGTGACGGGGGGAAGTGGCTGGACGCCCACTACGACCCGGTGGCGGGCCTGTACACCTTCTCGTCCTGCGTGGACCTGGCGGACCTGAGCGGGGACGGGGAGAGCCGTCTGGTGGTGGGGGACCTGGGCTCGGGGTCCTCGGGGATGAAGCTGAAGGTGTACCGCGGCACGGCGCTGATGAGCGAGAGCACGCTGCTGGACCTGCCCGCCGGCCTCGTCGCCTTCTTCATGGACCTGCACGAGCCGCGCATCCCCGCCGTGGCCGTGGCGTCCGGACCCTGCATCTACGTCTACAAGAACCTGCGGCCGTACTTCAAGTTCACGCTGCCCGGGCTGGAGGTCAACGCGCTGGAGCAG GACGTGTGGCAGCAGGTGAGGGAGGGGCAGATCGACCCTCTGACGCTGAAGGAGATGTTGGAGAGCATCAGGAAGAAGGCCGACGTCCCGCTGTCCGTCCGCTCGCTGCGCTTCCTGTCTCTGGACGCCAGCGACATGGACGACTTCGTCCAGCTGCACaaacagcagccaatcagacgcCAG ACAGTCATCACCTGCATCGGGACCCTGAAGAAGAGCACGGCCGACGAGGACGGCGTCAGCTGTCTGGTGATCGGCACCGAGAGCTGCGACGTCTTCGTCCTCGACCCCGAAGCCTTCATCATCCTCTCCAAG ATGTCGCTGCCGGCTGCTCCCACCATGATGGACGTGACGGGTCAGTTCGACGTGGAGTTTCGCATCACGGTGGCGTGTCGCAACGGCAACATCTACATCCTGCGCAG GGAGTCGGAGAAACCCAAGTACTGCATCGAGCTGGCGGCCCACCCTGTGGGGCTGGTGCGCGTGGGCAAGAACGTGGTGGTCGGCTGCACCGACGAGAGCCTGCAGGGCTTCACGCAGAAG GGGAAGAAGCTGTGGAAGGCCGTCCTCCCCGCCCCCATCACCACCATGGCGTCCATGGACCTCCCCACCAAAGGCTTCCAGGCGGTTCTGGTGGGCCTCGCCAACTGTGAGGTCCAGCTGTATCGGGACAAGAACCTGCTGAGCGCCATCAAGACGCCCGACGTGGTCACCAGCATCTGCTTCGGGCGGTACGGGCGCGAGGACGGGACGCTCATCATGACCACCAAGGGCGGGGGCCTGATGGTGAAGATCCTGAAGAGGACGGCGGCCTTCGACGACAGGGACAGCGCCCCCGGGCCGCCGCTGGCTCAGAGCATCCGCCTCAACGTGCCCAAGAAGACCAAGCTGTACGTGGACCAGACGCTGAGGGAGCGTGAGAACGGCCTGGCCATGCACCGCGCCTTCCAGATGGACCTGAGCCGCCTGCGCCTGGCGTCCGCCAAGGCCTACGTCAAGGCGCTGGAGTCCAGCCTGACGCCCATGTCCTCCAGCCTCAGCGAGCCGCTCAAGATGAACGCCGTGGTGCAGGGCCTCGGCCCGTCCTTCAAGCTGACCCTGAATGTCCAGAACACGGCGGCGTGCCGGCCCGTCATGAACCTGGCCATCAGCTTCCTGTACGACGAGAGCCTGTACAGGATGAGGAACCCGTACATGAGGATCCCGCTGCTGGTGCCCGGACTCGTCTACCCCGTCGAGACGTTTGTGGAGTGCACCAGCGACAAGGGCATCTCTGACATCATCAAGGTGTTCGTCCTGCATGAGGGGAAGAGCTCGCCGCTGCTGACGGCCCACATCAACATGCCCGTCAGCGAGGGACTGACGCTCAACTGA